A region of [Bacteroides] pectinophilus DNA encodes the following proteins:
- a CDS encoding dipicolinate synthase subunit DpsA — protein MDYEYAVIGGDKRQVYLADELVSRGHSVISFGLECTADHAAFWEIAAGSSKYIICPVPITSDFSVFESKLANTDVTIRMLVNQLHPGQHLIAGCISPQLKSELTAKDVSVYDLMKNENLAIYNSIATAEGALCEAIKGSPANLCKSRCAVLGYGRCGRAIADRLSGMHCITDIYSNDSRELAMAGSFGYCCRTISSFGQNAAVYDFIFNTVPSGIITSDIIRTLNKNTTIIDIASGGGTDFNAAGIAGINAHLYPGLPGKYAPMSSGIMLAGIIDSLTSECNNL, from the coding sequence TTGGATTATGAATATGCTGTTATCGGCGGAGATAAAAGACAGGTATATCTTGCCGATGAACTTGTATCGCGCGGTCACAGCGTTATATCTTTTGGACTCGAATGCACTGCCGACCATGCGGCATTCTGGGAGATAGCCGCCGGTTCATCCAAATATATAATATGCCCGGTTCCCATTACATCGGATTTTTCCGTTTTTGAGTCAAAGCTTGCTAATACTGATGTAACTATCCGGATGCTTGTTAATCAGCTTCATCCCGGGCAGCATCTTATCGCAGGCTGCATAAGCCCACAGCTTAAATCAGAACTTACTGCAAAAGATGTGTCTGTATATGACCTTATGAAAAATGAAAATCTGGCAATATATAATTCCATCGCAACCGCAGAAGGCGCATTGTGTGAGGCCATAAAAGGAAGTCCTGCTAACCTGTGTAAAAGCCGTTGTGCAGTCCTTGGTTACGGTCGCTGCGGCCGCGCAATTGCAGACCGTCTTAGCGGCATGCACTGTATTACAGACATATATTCCAATGACAGCCGTGAACTTGCTATGGCCGGCTCATTCGGATATTGCTGCCGTACAATATCCAGTTTTGGTCAGAATGCTGCCGTATACGACTTTATTTTTAATACTGTCCCATCCGGTATAATCACCTCAGACATAATACGCACGCTCAATAAAAACACCACAATTATAGATATAGCCTCAGGTGGAGGAACAGATTTCAACGCTGCCGGCATTGCCGGTATTAATGCACATCTGTATCCCGGACTTCCGGGGAAATACGCCCCCATGTCAAGCGGCATAATGCTCGCCGGAATAATAGACTCACTGACATCCGAATGTAATAATTTGTAG
- a CDS encoding DUF3793 family protein produces MSSEVYELIKKLSLNNLNTQTAMQCAPLIAGLKASNLMTIDRGYYRQLMQIIKGTKISCYVLVMTDTRITMLMYNEEKLRAYLESEHTSELMKKFGYEDCKLEKILPVFKTRYRRYISDNKDFPHELGLLLDYPAEDVEGFIEKRGQESLYTGYWKVYDKPEEKCRLFDSFEKAKQDILEKISGGMDMRQIIAVYA; encoded by the coding sequence ATGAGCAGCGAAGTATATGAGCTTATAAAAAAGCTTAGTCTCAACAATCTGAATACACAGACGGCAATGCAGTGCGCTCCTCTTATTGCGGGGCTTAAAGCATCGAATCTGATGACGATTGACCGTGGATATTACAGGCAGCTTATGCAGATAATAAAAGGAACTAAGATAAGCTGTTATGTACTTGTGATGACAGACACAAGAATTACGATGCTTATGTATAATGAAGAAAAACTGAGAGCGTATCTTGAAAGTGAACATACATCGGAACTTATGAAGAAATTCGGATATGAAGACTGTAAACTTGAAAAGATACTTCCTGTATTCAAAACAAGATACAGAAGATATATTTCCGATAATAAAGATTTTCCACATGAGCTTGGACTTCTCCTTGATTATCCGGCGGAGGATGTGGAAGGCTTTATTGAGAAACGGGGACAGGAGTCATTATATACAGGGTATTGGAAGGTTTATGATAAGCCGGAAGAGAAATGCAGGCTGTTTGACAGCTTTGAAAAAGCAAAACAGGATATCCTTGAGAAAATATCAGGCGGGATGGATATGAGGCAGATTATTGCCGTATATGCATAG
- a CDS encoding TIGR03915 family putative DNA repair protein: MAEERMIFRCEDSVDGIFTAIYKAWEYGTSRSSVELNICATMRLFVQYADVEADYGIALKVADTIRNRLSEEVYNIVWRAALSDGADKAEHIYRFLRKGFRMGASVIDYRQDEDVNAVCRMSEYAGREAHKYTGFVRFEENVNGVLVARIAPKNNIVPLIADHFADRLRQENWIIADVNRGCAAIHRAYMEPVIMMGISGDSIAALTTESADETEFKKLWSSFLNSVSIEERRNRRQQMTMMPLRYRTFMSAER; encoded by the coding sequence ATGGCAGAAGAACGCATGATATTCCGTTGTGAGGACAGTGTTGATGGAATATTTACAGCTATATATAAGGCATGGGAATATGGAACATCGAGAAGCAGTGTAGAGCTTAATATATGTGCAACGATGAGGCTTTTTGTACAGTATGCCGATGTTGAGGCAGATTATGGGATTGCTTTAAAAGTAGCTGATACTATAAGGAACAGGCTGTCGGAAGAAGTCTATAACATAGTATGGCGGGCGGCTTTATCAGATGGGGCTGATAAGGCAGAGCATATATACAGATTCTTACGGAAGGGTTTTAGAATGGGAGCATCAGTAATTGATTACAGGCAGGATGAAGATGTGAATGCTGTGTGCAGAATGTCTGAATACGCAGGAAGGGAAGCTCATAAGTATACAGGATTTGTAAGATTTGAAGAGAATGTGAACGGAGTGCTTGTAGCACGGATTGCTCCGAAGAATAATATTGTGCCGCTGATTGCAGATCATTTTGCGGACAGATTAAGACAGGAGAACTGGATTATAGCAGATGTGAACCGGGGATGTGCTGCAATTCATAGGGCATATATGGAACCTGTTATTATGATGGGAATATCAGGTGACAGTATAGCGGCTCTGACAACCGAATCAGCAGATGAGACTGAATTTAAAAAACTGTGGAGCAGTTTTTTAAATTCAGTCTCAATAGAAGAACGCCGCAACAGAAGGCAGCAGATGACAATGATGCCATTAAGATATCGTACATTTATGAGTGCAGAACGATAA
- a CDS encoding LysR family transcriptional regulator, protein MTLQQLRYIITVAETGTMTEAANALFISQPSLSNAIHELEKEMGIRIFDRTNKGIIVSKDGEAFLGYARQVVEQANLLEDRYKHGIGGKQRFCVSTQHYSFAVNAFVDLIKQFGHDEYDFSIRETQTYEIIDDVAKMKSEIGVLYLNSFNDTVLCKILKANGLAFNELFVAQPHIFISRHNPLAGRKSVTMDELAPYPYLSFEQGDHNSFYFSEEIFSSVERPKNIRVRDRATLFNLLIGLNGYTVCSGIIDEELNGADIIAIPLEAEGNMRIGYITHEKCIPSRLGEVYIDALKRYCL, encoded by the coding sequence ATGACATTACAGCAGTTAAGATATATCATAACAGTAGCTGAGACTGGAACTATGACTGAGGCTGCCAACGCACTGTTTATATCACAGCCAAGTCTTTCCAATGCAATACATGAGCTTGAAAAAGAGATGGGCATCAGGATATTCGACCGTACTAACAAAGGTATCATTGTATCAAAGGACGGCGAAGCCTTCTTAGGTTATGCCCGGCAGGTTGTAGAACAGGCTAACCTCCTTGAGGACCGATACAAGCATGGCATTGGCGGCAAGCAGAGATTCTGCGTATCAACCCAGCATTACTCATTCGCTGTCAACGCTTTTGTTGATCTGATAAAGCAGTTCGGTCATGACGAATATGACTTTAGTATCCGTGAGACCCAGACTTATGAGATCATAGATGATGTAGCCAAGATGAAGAGTGAAATCGGGGTTCTGTATCTTAACAGCTTCAATGATACTGTTCTTTGCAAGATACTGAAGGCCAACGGACTTGCCTTCAATGAACTGTTTGTGGCACAGCCTCATATATTCATAAGCAGGCACAACCCTCTTGCAGGCAGGAAATCAGTTACAATGGATGAACTTGCGCCTTATCCTTATCTCTCATTCGAGCAGGGTGATCACAATTCATTCTACTTCTCGGAAGAGATATTCAGTTCTGTTGAGCGTCCAAAAAACATACGTGTACGTGACCGTGCAACATTATTCAACCTTCTCATAGGTCTTAACGGCTATACTGTATGCAGCGGAATAATCGATGAAGAACTCAACGGTGCTGATATTATTGCAATTCCTCTCGAAGCTGAAGGCAATATGCGCATAGGATACATAACACATGAAAAATGCATTCCAAGCCGTCTCGGAGAAGTATATATTGATGCATTGAAGCGTTACTGCCTGTAA
- the metE gene encoding 5-methyltetrahydropteroyltriglutamate--homocysteine S-methyltransferase: MKTSVIGYPRIGSLRELKFAEEAYFRNEISETELRQTAGTLRRAHWQSQKDALIDYIPCNDFSFYDTVLDTAVLFNVIPARYKALGLSVLDTYFSMARGYQGSNGDVRALAMKKWFNTNYHYIVPEIDDDTTIQLTGTKPLDDYLEARKAGINAKVVITGAYTFLKLARYTGQYSAEHYAGDLINAYIELIGKCSGAGVSWIQFDEPFLVHDMNDADIKLFSRIYDSILANKQNCNILLQTYFGDIRDIYSKAVTMPFDGIGIDFAEGRQSLSLVEKYGFPSDKLLFAGLVNGKNIWKNHYAVTLDTLTLLKKLTGDNNNIVLGTSCSLQHVPYTLANESILGHEYTSHFAFAVEKLDELRELKVLADLDSYNDIPEYAANCELFANGRNCGNEAVAKRLTEVTDNEYTRLPKRAERLKIQKDTFRLPVLPTTTIGSFPQTKAVKANRSAYKKGRISKEEYVAFNRSKIAECVRLQEDIGLDVLVHGEYERNDMVEYFGECLNGFLFTEKAWVQSYGTRCVKPPVIWGDISREKPMTVDWSVYAQSLTCKPMKGMLTGPVTILNWSFPREDISLKDSTMQIALAIRDEVLDLEANGIRIIQIDEAALREKLPLRKSDWYDDYLDWAIPAFRLVHSGVKPDTQIHTHMCYSEFTDIIPAIEAMDADVITFEASRSDLQILDALKADNFQTEVGPGVYDIHSPRIPSVEEIKAAVNKMLTKIDSDKLWINPDCGLKTRGEYETKASLINLVEAARQLRNELK; the protein is encoded by the coding sequence TTGAAAACATCAGTTATTGGTTACCCACGAATCGGTTCACTTCGTGAACTTAAATTTGCAGAAGAAGCATATTTCAGAAATGAGATATCTGAAACCGAACTCCGCCAGACAGCCGGCACACTTCGCAGGGCTCACTGGCAGTCACAAAAAGATGCCCTTATTGACTATATACCATGCAATGACTTTTCATTCTATGACACAGTCCTTGACACCGCAGTTTTGTTCAATGTAATACCGGCAAGATATAAAGCTCTCGGCCTCTCCGTTCTTGACACCTACTTCTCAATGGCACGTGGTTATCAGGGCTCTAATGGTGATGTCAGAGCTCTTGCAATGAAAAAATGGTTTAATACTAATTATCACTATATCGTTCCCGAAATCGATGATGATACAACAATACAGCTTACAGGCACAAAACCTCTTGATGACTATCTTGAAGCACGCAAAGCCGGAATTAATGCCAAAGTCGTAATCACAGGTGCTTATACATTCCTTAAACTCGCAAGATATACAGGACAATATTCTGCAGAGCATTATGCCGGTGATCTTATAAATGCATATATTGAACTGATTGGCAAATGCTCCGGGGCCGGTGTATCATGGATCCAGTTTGATGAGCCATTCCTTGTACATGATATGAATGATGCTGATATTAAACTATTCAGCAGAATATATGATTCTATTCTTGCCAATAAGCAGAATTGCAATATTCTCTTGCAGACATACTTCGGAGACATACGCGATATATACAGCAAAGCCGTAACAATGCCTTTTGACGGAATCGGTATTGACTTTGCAGAAGGCCGTCAGTCATTATCGTTAGTAGAAAAGTATGGCTTTCCTTCTGATAAACTGCTTTTTGCAGGTCTTGTCAACGGAAAAAATATATGGAAAAATCATTATGCCGTCACTTTAGACACTCTCACATTGCTCAAAAAGCTCACAGGTGATAATAATAATATAGTTCTCGGTACATCGTGTTCTCTCCAGCATGTACCTTACACACTGGCTAATGAAAGCATACTCGGTCATGAATACACAAGCCACTTTGCTTTCGCAGTGGAAAAGCTTGATGAACTCCGTGAATTAAAGGTTCTTGCTGACCTTGATTCTTATAATGATATTCCTGAATATGCTGCCAATTGTGAATTATTCGCCAATGGCCGTAACTGCGGCAATGAGGCTGTTGCAAAACGCCTTACGGAAGTGACTGACAATGAGTATACACGTCTTCCAAAGCGTGCCGAACGTCTTAAAATTCAGAAAGATACTTTCAGGCTGCCTGTACTGCCAACAACTACAATAGGTTCCTTCCCGCAGACAAAGGCTGTCAAAGCTAACCGCTCTGCTTACAAAAAAGGCAGAATATCAAAGGAAGAATATGTTGCATTCAACCGCAGCAAGATAGCTGAATGTGTCAGGCTTCAGGAAGATATCGGCCTTGATGTACTTGTTCATGGCGAATATGAACGTAATGACATGGTTGAATACTTCGGCGAATGCCTTAACGGATTCCTATTCACCGAAAAAGCATGGGTACAGTCTTATGGTACACGTTGTGTTAAGCCCCCTGTAATATGGGGTGATATCTCAAGAGAAAAGCCTATGACTGTTGATTGGTCAGTATATGCCCAGTCTCTTACCTGCAAACCTATGAAGGGTATGCTTACCGGGCCGGTTACAATACTCAACTGGTCATTTCCAAGAGAAGATATCTCACTTAAAGACTCTACAATGCAGATTGCACTTGCCATCAGAGATGAAGTGCTTGATCTTGAAGCCAACGGTATCCGCATTATCCAGATTGACGAAGCTGCTCTTAGAGAGAAGCTTCCTCTCAGGAAAAGCGACTGGTATGATGATTATCTTGACTGGGCAATTCCTGCCTTCAGGCTTGTTCACAGCGGAGTGAAGCCTGATACGCAGATCCACACTCATATGTGCTACAGCGAATTCACAGATATAATTCCGGCAATAGAAGCTATGGATGCTGATGTAATAACATTTGAAGCATCACGCTCCGATCTTCAGATTCTTGACGCATTAAAAGCTGATAACTTCCAGACTGAAGTCGGTCCCGGTGTATATGACATCCACTCTCCAAGAATTCCTTCAGTTGAAGAGATTAAGGCTGCCGTTAACAAAATGCTTACAAAAATCGATTCAGACAAGCTCTGGATAAATCCTGACTGCGGTCTCAAGACACGTGGAGAGTACGAGACAAAAGCCAGTCTCATCAATCTGGTTGAAGCTGCAAGACAGCTTCGCAACGAATTGAAATAA
- a CDS encoding amidohydrolase family protein, with product MATIEGARAIGIDKLVGSIEVGKHADIICVDLNTPSMAPVYTTPMRNMVPNLVYSARGNEVATVIVDGRILMEEHVPVTFNVQEVVSNAQHHADIIGEKAAPLFNEIHGMNAIYMEEDKL from the coding sequence ATGGCTACGATTGAAGGTGCACGTGCAATAGGCATTGACAAGCTTGTCGGTTCAATTGAAGTCGGTAAGCATGCGGATATAATATGTGTTGACCTAAACACTCCAAGTATGGCTCCGGTCTACACAACTCCTATGCGTAACATGGTTCCTAATCTTGTATACAGTGCGCGCGGCAATGAAGTTGCAACTGTTATTGTTGACGGACGCATACTTATGGAGGAACACGTACCGGTGACCTTCAACGTACAGGAAGTAGTTTCCAATGCACAGCATCACGCCGATATTATAGGCGAAAAAGCTGCTCCGCTGTTCAACGAGATTCATGGAATGAACGCAATATATATGGAGGAAGACAAACTTTAA
- a CDS encoding flavodoxin has translation MSKVYVIYWSQTGNTLAMANAIGAGIEEAGAQADVLEVGSANIGDIKDAAGFALGCPAMGAEELEDSEMEPFVSEVEKIAAGKTIALFGSYGWGDGEWMRTWADRMKAAGANVIGGESAICQEMPEDADLKVCRELGSSLAKL, from the coding sequence ATGTCAAAGGTATATGTAATCTACTGGAGCCAGACAGGCAACACACTGGCAATGGCTAACGCCATCGGAGCAGGAATTGAGGAGGCAGGAGCACAGGCGGATGTTCTGGAGGTAGGCTCAGCCAATATCGGTGATATAAAGGATGCAGCCGGATTTGCACTCGGATGCCCTGCAATGGGTGCAGAAGAGCTTGAGGATTCAGAGATGGAACCGTTTGTGAGTGAAGTTGAAAAGATTGCAGCAGGCAAGACAATCGCACTCTTCGGCTCATATGGCTGGGGAGACGGCGAATGGATGAGAACATGGGCAGACAGAATGAAGGCAGCAGGAGCCAATGTTATAGGAGGGGAGAGTGCAATCTGCCAGGAGATGCCGGAAGATGCAGATCTTAAGGTCTGCCGCGAACTTGGCAGCAGTCTTGCAAAGCTTTAA
- a CDS encoding dipicolinate synthase subunit B, with amino-acid sequence MSLKGKNIGIAITGSFCTYEKTFTQMESLVRQGASVRTIFSNSAASLDSRFGSSDKFLKLATDITGYPPILTIPDAEPIGPGKMFDILVLLPCTGNTIAKLANGITDTPALMAAKAHLRNNRPLLISLSTNDALGMNMKNIGILMNTKHIFFIPFAQDNPGKKPNSMISHTELLIPSIEAALEGRQIQPVIGGAPCVE; translated from the coding sequence ATGTCTTTAAAAGGAAAGAATATCGGAATTGCAATAACAGGTTCATTCTGTACTTACGAAAAAACTTTTACACAGATGGAAAGTCTTGTACGGCAGGGTGCTTCCGTAAGAACTATATTTTCTAATTCGGCCGCCTCATTAGACAGCCGTTTTGGCAGTTCAGATAAGTTCTTAAAGCTTGCCACAGATATAACCGGATATCCGCCAATACTTACAATTCCCGATGCAGAACCTATAGGTCCCGGAAAAATGTTTGATATACTCGTACTTCTTCCCTGCACCGGCAACACTATAGCCAAACTTGCTAACGGGATAACAGACACTCCTGCACTTATGGCTGCCAAGGCTCATCTTCGCAATAACAGGCCTCTCCTGATATCACTGTCAACCAATGATGCTCTTGGCATGAATATGAAAAACATAGGAATACTTATGAACACAAAACACATATTCTTCATACCTTTTGCACAGGATAATCCCGGGAAAAAGCCTAATTCCATGATATCACACACAGAACTTCTTATTCCGTCGATTGAGGCTGCTCTTGAAGGCCGCCAGATTCAGCCGGTAATCGGAGGTGCTCCATGTGTGGAATAG
- a CDS encoding putative DNA modification/repair radical SAM protein, with protein MVIQEQLSLQQKLEILSDAAKYDVACTSSGVDRKNNGMGIGNAAACGICHSFSSDGRCISLLKILLTNECIYDCRYCINRSSNDVVRAAFTPEEICTLTMQFYRRNYIEGLFLSSGIIGSPDNTMRLMCETVIMLRSRYNFGGYIHLKGIPGASQDYIDLAGWYADRMSVNLELPTADGLKQLAPHKSRKNILTPMRRIQKQIIANGNILLGEDSAHYGKASLHGGAEASADVRAEMSDSILSEHGGMLHNINDISPGGALSVVKGRGANTRYAPAGQSTQMIIGATEESDYHIVTVAEALYQKFDLKRVFYSAFINVNHDSSLPAQPDGEGVPLLREHRLYQADWLMRYYGFKSYELLSEQKPNFNVLLDPKCDWAISHLELFPVEINRADYYTLLRVPGIGVTSARRIVKARRCAILGFDDLKKMGVVLKRALYFITCNGRMMYNTRIDEDYITNGLIGVEKLNNYQIEHHHSYRQLSLFDDTIGDVKLWQKNA; from the coding sequence ATGGTAATACAGGAACAATTGTCATTACAACAAAAGCTGGAGATATTGTCAGATGCAGCTAAGTATGATGTGGCATGTACATCCAGCGGAGTTGACAGGAAGAACAACGGCATGGGCATAGGTAATGCGGCTGCATGTGGAATATGCCACAGTTTTTCGTCTGATGGGAGATGCATCTCTTTGCTGAAGATACTGCTTACCAATGAGTGTATATACGACTGCCGGTACTGTATCAATCGTTCATCTAATGATGTTGTAAGGGCAGCTTTTACCCCTGAAGAGATATGTACACTTACCATGCAGTTTTACAGACGTAATTATATAGAAGGGCTTTTCTTAAGCTCAGGAATAATCGGTTCTCCGGATAATACCATGAGACTTATGTGTGAGACCGTAATTATGCTCAGAAGCAGATATAATTTTGGTGGTTATATTCATCTTAAAGGTATCCCGGGTGCCTCACAGGATTACATAGATCTCGCGGGATGGTACGCGGACAGGATGAGTGTTAATCTTGAACTGCCGACGGCAGATGGTCTCAAGCAGCTTGCACCACATAAGAGCAGGAAGAATATTCTTACGCCTATGCGTAGAATACAGAAGCAGATTATAGCCAATGGCAATATATTGCTTGGGGAAGATTCGGCACATTATGGTAAGGCATCATTACATGGCGGGGCAGAAGCATCAGCCGATGTCAGGGCAGAGATGTCTGACAGCATTCTGTCGGAACATGGCGGCATGCTCCATAATATTAATGACATATCACCCGGAGGAGCACTGTCTGTAGTTAAGGGGAGAGGTGCCAATACAAGATATGCACCGGCAGGTCAGAGTACACAGATGATAATAGGCGCAACTGAGGAATCGGATTATCATATAGTCACAGTGGCAGAAGCTCTGTATCAGAAGTTTGATCTTAAGAGAGTATTTTATTCTGCATTTATCAATGTCAATCATGACAGCAGCCTTCCGGCACAGCCTGATGGCGAAGGTGTGCCGCTTCTCAGGGAACACAGACTTTATCAGGCTGACTGGCTTATGCGGTATTATGGATTTAAGTCATATGAACTGTTATCAGAACAGAAGCCTAACTTTAACGTGCTGCTTGACCCTAAGTGTGACTGGGCAATAAGCCATCTTGAGTTGTTTCCGGTAGAGATTAACAGAGCAGATTATTACACACTTCTAAGAGTCCCGGGAATAGGTGTTACATCCGCAAGGAGAATTGTTAAGGCAAGACGTTGTGCCATACTGGGATTCGACGATCTGAAGAAGATGGGAGTTGTGCTTAAGAGGGCACTGTATTTTATAACATGTAATGGCAGAATGATGTACAACACGAGAATAGATGAGGACTATATAACGAATGGACTTATTGGCGTGGAGAAGCTTAATAATTATCAGATAGAGCATCATCATAGTTACCGGCAGCTTTCGCTGTTTGATGATACGATTGGAGACGTTAAGTTATGGCAGAAGAACGCATGA
- a CDS encoding histidinol-phosphate aminotransferase family protein, whose protein sequence is MGKEPECVTMYCGADAAIQTICETFLNHDDELLVCSPTYMLYYKLPFRFGAKLAEAHSSDGVSTNLDALYNAITDKTKLVFICNPNSPTGTLVDNRKLDEFVEKLPPHVICVIDEAYYDWITEENYESALRFVNDRNNVIVLRTFSKIYGMAGLRVGYSVANKDITACLGCI, encoded by the coding sequence GTGGGGAAAGAACCGGAATGTGTGACAATGTACTGCGGTGCGGATGCGGCAATACAGACAATATGTGAAACATTTCTCAATCATGATGATGAACTGCTTGTATGTTCGCCAACTTATATGCTTTATTATAAGCTCCCGTTCCGATTCGGTGCAAAGCTTGCCGAAGCACATTCATCAGATGGTGTCAGTACGAACCTTGATGCATTATATAATGCGATTACGGACAAAACAAAGCTGGTTTTTATATGTAACCCTAATAGTCCGACAGGAACGCTGGTTGATAACAGGAAGCTTGATGAATTTGTGGAAAAGCTGCCTCCACATGTAATATGCGTGATAGATGAGGCGTATTATGACTGGATTACAGAGGAAAATTATGAGAGCGCACTCAGGTTTGTAAATGACAGAAATAATGTAATAGTGCTCAGGACATTTTCCAAGATATACGGGATGGCGGGACTGCGTGTGGGCTACAGTGTGGCAAATAAGGATATTACGGCATGTCTCGGATGTATATGA
- a CDS encoding ATPase, giving the protein MGITLEELKKLDKDTYSIIDIRDESDIDSGAMPGAICVHAEDIMDNENIDFSKKLVICCMHGRISEDVADELNEKGLDAVSLEGGYIAWLLDDIKQKQAMDFAKDVEQSIRKKFRKSIWCKFTKAINQYELVKKGDRIAVCISGGKDSMLMAKLFQELKIHNKFPFEVKFIVMDPGYSPENRKVIEDNARNLNIPITIFESDIFESVYHIEKSPCYLCARMRRGHLYSYAKELGCNKIALGHHYDDVIETILMGMLYGAQIQTMMPKLHSTNFEGMELIRPLYLVREDDIKAWRDYNNLHFIQCACKFTDTCTTCNNNENRSKRVEVKELIRSLKEVNPFVEGNIFKSVENVNIDTVVGYKQKGVRHHFLDDYDA; this is encoded by the coding sequence ATGGGAATAACATTAGAAGAATTAAAGAAGCTTGACAAGGATACCTACAGTATAATAGATATCAGGGATGAATCAGACATAGACAGCGGCGCAATGCCGGGAGCAATATGTGTACATGCGGAAGATATCATGGATAATGAGAATATAGATTTTTCAAAAAAGCTTGTCATATGCTGCATGCATGGAAGAATAAGTGAGGATGTGGCTGACGAGCTTAATGAAAAAGGGCTGGATGCCGTAAGTCTTGAAGGCGGGTATATTGCATGGCTGCTTGATGACATAAAGCAGAAGCAGGCAATGGACTTTGCCAAGGATGTGGAACAGAGCATCCGTAAGAAGTTCCGCAAATCAATTTGGTGCAAGTTTACCAAGGCGATTAATCAGTATGAGCTCGTTAAGAAAGGTGACAGAATTGCCGTATGTATATCAGGTGGCAAGGACTCAATGCTGATGGCCAAGCTGTTTCAGGAATTGAAGATTCATAACAAGTTTCCTTTTGAGGTTAAGTTCATAGTAATGGATCCGGGATACAGCCCTGAAAACCGTAAGGTAATAGAGGATAATGCGCGTAATCTCAATATTCCGATTACGATATTTGAATCAGATATATTTGAGTCAGTATATCATATAGAGAAGTCACCATGTTATCTGTGTGCAAGGATGCGAAGAGGACATCTTTACAGTTATGCAAAGGAACTTGGCTGCAACAAGATAGCACTCGGACATCATTATGATGATGTAATTGAGACGATTCTTATGGGAATGCTCTATGGAGCGCAGATACAGACTATGATGCCTAAGCTCCACAGTACGAATTTTGAGGGAATGGAACTGATACGTCCGTTATATCTTGTAAGGGAAGATGATATTAAGGCATGGAGAGACTACAATAACCTGCATTTTATACAGTGTGCATGTAAGTTTACGGACACATGTACAACATGTAATAATAATGAAAACCGTTCCAAGAGAGTTGAAGTCAAGGAACTCATAAGAAGCCTTAAGGAAGTTAATCCATTTGTGGAAGGCAATATATTCAAGAGCGTTGAGAATGTTAATATTGATACAGTTGTCGGATACAAGCAGAAGGGTGTAAGACATCATTTCCTTGATGATTATGATGCATGA